A window of the Lactuca sativa cultivar Salinas chromosome 5, Lsat_Salinas_v11, whole genome shotgun sequence genome harbors these coding sequences:
- the LOC111914391 gene encoding uncharacterized protein LOC111914391 — MAIVLRFVDAEGIIRERFLDLVHVRDTLSLTLKTNIWRQLLHYQFDVSKICGQGYDGASNMRGEWNGLQALVLKDCPYAYYVHCFAHRLQLALVAASREIIPVHQFFTNLIFTINVVCASSKRHDDLQKAKATEIEQLLELGEIGSGKGLNQLGTLRRAGDTRWGSHFRSVCSLIDMFACTRVVLQGIIDDVSATYSQLKDADAAYCYLKSFEFVFILHLIKEVMGKTDILSQALQKKSQDILNAMELVSATKEGLNDFRNKGWDSLLSQVKFFCEKHEINMPDMNAPYTSTRYRSRKTYNHVTFEHFYRVDLFTATLDKQLNELNSRFNDQAVELLSLSSTLVSKVINVDQICLLVEKYYPEDFTEQERIQLRYQLEIFNIDMTKNPRLSGVSTIADLCKRLVETQKRETYYLLDRVVRLILTLPVSTATTERGFSAMKIFKNCLRNKMSDDFLANNLVIYIEREIAENIDSNSVIDEFKDIKDRRAEL, encoded by the coding sequence ATGGCGATAGTTTTGAGATTTGTTGATGCAGAAGGAATCATACGAGAAAGGTTCTTGGATTTGGTTCATGTTAGGGATACCTTATCATTAACCTTGAAAACAAATATATGGAGACAACTTTTACACTATCAATTTGATGTTAGTAAAATTTGTGGCCAAGGTTATGATGGTGCTAGTAATATGAGAGGGGAATGGAATGGATTACAAGCACTTGTTCTTAAGGATTGCCCTTATGCATATTATGTTCATTGCTTTGCTCACAGATTGCAACTAGCCTTGGTGGCTGCTTCAAGGGAAATTATTCCGGTACACCAATTTTTCACAAACTTAATTTTTACAATTAACGTAGTTTGTGCTTCCAGTAAGCGTCATGATGACTTACAAAAGGCAAAGGCAACTGAGATTGAACAATTATTGGAACTAGGTGAAATCGGATCAGGGAAAGGATTGAATCAACTTGGGACATTAAGAAGAGCTGGTGATACACGTTGGGGTTCTCATTTTCGTTCTGTTTGTAGTTTGATTGACATGTTTGCTTGTACTCGTGTTGTTCTCCAAGGAATAATTGATGACGTATCTGCTACTTATTCTCAGCTCAAAGATGCTGATGCAGCTTACTGTTATCTAAAATCATTTGAGTTTGTGTTTATTCTTCACCTGATAAAGGAAGTAATGGGAAAGACCGATATACTTTCTCAAGCTCTACAAAAGAAATCCCAAGATATTCTTAATGCTATGGAGTTAGTTTCAGCAACCAAGGAGGGTCTAAATGATTTCAGAAACAAAGGTTGGGATTCTTTACTTTCACAAGTAAAgtttttttgtgaaaaacatgAAATAAATATGCCAGATATGAATGCTCCTTATACTTCTACTCGATATCGGTCTCGAAAAACATATAATCATGTTACTTTTGAACATTTTTATCGAGTGGATTTGTTTACAGCCACATTGGACAAACAGCTAAATGAGTTGAATAGTAGATTCAACGATCAGGCAGTGGAGTTGTTAAGTCTTAGTTCTACTTTAGTTTCTAAAGTGATTAACGTTGATCAAATTTGTCTTCTTGTTGAGAAGTATTATCCTGAAGATTTTACGGAGCAAGAGAGGATTCAATTACGATATCAATTGGAGATTTTTAATATTGATATGACAAAGAATCCAAGGCTAAGTGGTGTATCAACTATTGCCGACCTTTGCAAGCGTCTTGTGGAAACTCAGAAACGTGAGACATATTATTTGCTTGATAGAGTGGTTAGGTTAATCTTGACACTTCCAGTTTCTACCGCAACAACAGAGAGGGGATTTTCAGCAATGAAAATATTCAAGAACTGTCTTCGCAATAAGATGTCAGATGATTTTCTCGCAAATAACTTGGTGATTTACATAGAAAGAGAAATTGCTGAAAACATTGATTCGAACTCTGTAATTGATGAATTTAAAGACATTAAAGATCGTCGGGCTGAGTTGTAA